A window from Candidatus Methylomirabilota bacterium encodes these proteins:
- a CDS encoding response regulator: MARILVVDDDHDICEVLEMGLTHAGHEVRVAADGASALRLVRAEPFDLIITDIFMPGKEGIETIMEIRRDFPAVKVVAMSGGGRTGDLHYLRDSVALGAV, from the coding sequence ATGGCTCGCATCCTCGTCGTCGACGACGATCACGACATCTGCGAAGTTCTGGAGATGGGGCTGACGCACGCCGGCCACGAGGTGCGCGTCGCGGCCGACGGCGCGAGCGCGCTACGGCTCGTGCGCGCCGAGCCCTTCGACCTGATCATCACGGACATCTTCATGCCGGGCAAGGAAGGGATCGAGACCATCATGGAGATCCGCCGCGACTTCCCGGCGGTGAAGGTCGTCGCGATGTCCGGCGGGGGGCGGACGGGCGACCTCCACTACCTCCGCGACTCCGTCGCGCTCGGCGCGGT